A stretch of DNA from Deinococcota bacterium:
GCTTCACGCAGGTCGCCGAGCGATATGGTGGGGACGCCGCCCTTGCTCCCAACACCGAGGAGGACGGCGATCAGGACTTCATCTACCTGCTTACCGGAACGGAAGCCGAGGGCGACACCTGCCGCACGCGCATTCGCGAGTATGCCGAAGCCCAGAGGACGGTCGCGGGGCTCTGCACAGGGGCTCGGGAACTGGGGCATCGCGAGACCCTGCGTTAGCGGCCGCCGACCTCGCTGAACCTTTGCAACCTGTGTAACCTTGGCTGTCGGTAACGGGGCCGGGGAACTCGTCTACGCCCCTCCACGGGGGTGACCTGTGTCTATTCGAGCGAGGTCGGCCTCGAGCTCGTGATCGACAGCGAGGTGCCCTGGCGGGCAGCTTTCCTGCGCTCGCGCTGACGGACGGTAAGATGGCCGGATGACCCCTTACGACGCCTTTCAAACCCTCGACCTGCGCGTCGGCCGCGTCCTCCGCGCCGAAGTCAACGAGCGCGCCCGCAAACCCGCCTTCAAGCTCTGGCTCGACTTCGGCGAACTCGGCGAGAAGACCTCGAGCGCCCAGCTCACCGACCTCTACGCGCCCGAAGACCTCGTCGGTCGCCTAGTCGTAGCCGCCGTCAACCTGGGCACGCGGACCATCGCGGGTTTCCCTTCCGAGGTCCTGGTGATGGGCGCGGGCGACGACGCGGGCCGGGTGGTGCTGCTGGCCGTGGAGCGCACCGTGCCTCCCGGCGCCAGGGTCTACTGAAAGGGTCTACTGAAGAGGGTCTACTGAAGAGGGTCTACTGAAGAAGGAGCCTCGAGCCGTGGCGCCCTTGGAGCGCGCCCGTGGCTGACGCACGGGCCGGTCTTGAGCTCGCCCGCACGGGGCTCGAGCGGAGCCGGCACTTGGAGGACATCTTCAACAGGGTATACTGCACCATCAACCCGAGCCGCTAGACGGGCGAAGGGCGCAGCAAAAGGCTGCTCGAGTCGCGAGTGTTGAGGAGATGCGTGTTTTGCAGACGTGGAGGACGATGAAACCCTGGCAGGAAATCGGCGTGGACCTCGGAACCGCGACGGTGCTCATC
This window harbors:
- a CDS encoding tRNA-binding protein, with the translated sequence MTPYDAFQTLDLRVGRVLRAEVNERARKPAFKLWLDFGELGEKTSSAQLTDLYAPEDLVGRLVVAAVNLGTRTIAGFPSEVLVMGAGDDAGRVVLLAVERTVPPGARVY